The sequence GTTCCTCGGTTTTAATTAACGAAAACCGATGAAGTGAGTGAGGCCGCGCTATCTATGACCCCACAAAAATAGCAAACTTATATCCGTCAAAGTCAGACCTCCCATCAAAGCCCCTTCCCCACCACAATCCCCCGAATCATCGTCCCTAACCGCAATGGCAAAAGCGACTTACCAACATCAGTCGGCACCAATAACTCACTAAGCACGTACCGAACCAGCAATTCACAAGCCAGATCGCGATCTATCTGGGTTGCCAAACGCTTGTCCCAATCATCAAACACAATTTCCAAAACCGATTTGTAACGCTCAACAGCGTCATCAAACATGCGTTGAAAAAAAGCAAAAGCATATTCCGGTGCTACCGCCAACAACCGCCGCACCTTATCCTGCCGTAAAAAATGATCAATATAACCAATCACCGCATTAAACCGATCATCAGGATCGGCATGCAACGTCGCCACTTCAACTAACCGTTGATGAAATTGCGCGCGCTGATGTTCGCTAAATGCATCAAGCAAAGCATCCTGTGAAGAAAAATAGCGATAAAAAGTCCCCCGTGAAATACCCGCAACTTCACATACCGCCAGAATCGACACGCGCTCGACGCCCGAGACCAGAATGACCTCCTCAGCGGCGGCAATAATCTGTTGAATAGTCGTATCTGAGCGGCGATTGCGACCGGGCTCACGCGGCGGCGGGACGATTAATGCCACGCTTTTTTTACTTTTCTCGGCCGGTTTTACCACCATTGGTATATTTCCAATGTGTCCTTGTCGCTCTCCGATACTACTGATAAGCCTACCAATACGCTGCGGTAGCTGACGCCGATCCCCCTCTCCCAACACTAATAATTCGCTCAGAACATACCGGATAATCATTTCGCAGATTAACTCACGGTCCAACGTTACCCCAAGGCGTGCATCCCACGCGTCAAACACGATCTTTAAGGCATCCTGAAAACGGTCAAGGGAATCAAGGAAAGCATGCTGAAAAAATCCGAACGCGTATTTTGGAGCAACCTGCAATAGGCGGCGTGCCTTGGTCCCTTTTAAAAAATTATCGAGATGGGCCACCAATGCGATGAAGCGCTCATCCGGGTCGTCATAAGGCTCGGTCGCGCTAATCAATGCCTGATGGAATACGCCACGCTTATGCTGAGTATAGGCTTCTAAGAGTTCATCCTGAGACGAAAAATACCGATAGAAAGTGCCGCGAGAGATACCAGCAACTTCGCATACAGTCAGAATAGAAACGCGGTCAACGCCAGATTCAAGAATGACCTGCTCAGTAGCGACCAGAATTTGATCAATGGTTTTTTCTGAGCGACGATTACGTCCAGGTTCATTGGTGGCATCACCGCGTGAGTCTCCTCCAGTTTCACTTCCACCTCGACGCTCATGGCGCAATTCGGTCTGCGCGGCGTCAGGATCAAATTTACTTAGATGGCACGATGCCAGCGGTTGAAGCAAAAAATCACCACCGCGAGAAATTGCGCCGATCAACTGGGTAATCCAT is a genomic window of Glaciimonas sp. CA11.2 containing:
- a CDS encoding TetR/AcrR family transcriptional regulator, with translation MKSNERVSRVSRISPISATEQTVKLNAGLDGKQKLTSVGAKKMAVESKKMNKKISAKTIPKVSEKNTSKKSDLKNTLAEIPPREPGRNKRSGETIDQILAAAEQVILESGVDRVAIQNVCEVAGISRGTFYRYFSSQDELLDAFSKHKRARFHLALHAATAPYLTPEDRFNALISYLDNYLKHSKARRLLEVAPEFAFGFFKRIFHDSVDRFQEVLDIVFDAWDAKLGIRIDRELVCEMLIRYVLSELLVPRKGDRRQLLSWITQLIGAISRGGDFLLQPLASCHLSKFDPDAAQTELRHERRGGSETGGDSRGDATNEPGRNRRSEKTIDQILVATEQVILESGVDRVSILTVCEVAGISRGTFYRYFSSQDELLEAYTQHKRGVFHQALISATEPYDDPDERFIALVAHLDNFLKGTKARRLLQVAPKYAFGFFQHAFLDSLDRFQDALKIVFDAWDARLGVTLDRELICEMIIRYVLSELLVLGEGDRRQLPQRIGRLISSIGERQGHIGNIPMVVKPAEKSKKSVALIVPPPREPGRNRRSDTTIQQIIAAAEEVILVSGVERVSILAVCEVAGISRGTFYRYFSSQDALLDAFSEHQRAQFHQRLVEVATLHADPDDRFNAVIGYIDHFLRQDKVRRLLAVAPEYAFAFFQRMFDDAVERYKSVLEIVFDDWDKRLATQIDRDLACELLVRYVLSELLVPTDVGKSLLPLRLGTMIRGIVVGKGL